In Carya illinoinensis cultivar Pawnee chromosome 7, C.illinoinensisPawnee_v1, whole genome shotgun sequence, the following are encoded in one genomic region:
- the LOC122316697 gene encoding uncharacterized protein LOC122316697 isoform X1 codes for MGALSPASSWNPEDDLLLKNAVEAGASLESLAKGAVQFSRRFTVRELQDRWHSLLFDPVISAEASTHMIAIERSATTLPSKFNRFGNSKENKSIYGKRKVGSVRSCYYALRKRICNEPFNSMDLSFLVAPGNGNYIGNGDEILSGDPISDNFGLQGPNLDVMHPVFQQNLMDGGTIGSTAAAARAFHPGLQQPGEEDFHIGQDTIREETPHTFDKNINFTGNSSGAEELGQPEQFPAHILFKSDDLGMEPSSTIDRTDNDQGNICSDFEGNQVFNSPMSECDASFHSLGFSSPLHGLPLWRTVEGIAEPSMGVDPGLGEKNLHSGDGFELPDDDKARNATTSVYDGHLDCELKAEMPCDNLKSLASAEGYLAELSNSLLDFTKEEELLFMDVDGKDVIDKSYFDGLSSLLLNSPSDAGQDHTSSATEAETSVAQETYFKNPSIACLGELEDGMGSQCDVGHIVQDLGAQMLSSSLSLNSEFSDPSEGVICCMLNTEDPEIPCNDDFNPPNRFSPSSGTFVAQQSFQEANNPISSTVNDMSSSQRTREKGLVSMQKGGKKTGEFHSCSKMIGSHVSTGMGLKNPIGDGVTFELSNSDYAHVASKGGGSKQINSSSLSTDILRPTIPKEENAEVPPTKHLSDNQMDSFIKGPYLCSDSFRGCTRANANRIKQELDAPAAIQDYQSTQTEAGALDIAGPVENSPISDQEGLPIESDDEVPHYSDIEAMILDMDLDPEDQDLYSSEEVARYQHAKTKRAIVRLEQGAHSCMQRAIASHGAFAILYGRFSRHYIKKPEVLLGRATEDVTVDIDLGREGRINKISRRQAIIKMDKAGSFHLKNLGKCSISVNNKEVGPGQSLPLITSCLIEIRGMSFVFDMNQAQVQQYLNNIPKNNHSQEHQPCGS; via the exons ATGGGAGCTCTTTCTCCAGCTTCTTCTTGGAATCCCGAAGATGACCTTTTGCTGAAGAACGCTGTTGAG GCTGGTGCTTCTCTGGAATCACTTGCTAAAGGTGCTGTGCAATTTTCACGAAGATTTACTGTTCGAGAACTGCAAGATCGGTGGCATTCTCTCCTTTTTGATCCAGTTATTTCTGCGGAAGCGTCTACTCACATGATTGCGATTGAGCGTTCAGCTACAACtcttccatcaaaattcaatagatttggaaactcaaaagaaaacaaatccaTTTATGGTAAGAGAAAGGTTGGAAGTGTCCGTAGTTGTTATTATGCTCTGCGCAAAAGGATATGCAATGAGCCATTTAACTCCATGGATCTGAGTTTTCTCGTGGCACCTGGCAATGGAAATTACATCGGGAATGGAGATGAGATTTTATCTGGAGATCCTATTTCAGATAATTTTGGACTCCAAGGACCAAATTTGGATGTTATGCATCCTGTTTTTCAGCAAAACCTGATGGATGGTGGCACCATTGGTAGTACTGCTGCTGCTGCCCGTGCCTTTCATCCAGGACTCCAGCAGCCGGGTGAAGAAGATTTTCATATTGGGCAAGACACTATACGTGAAGAAACTCCTCATACTTTtgataagaatataaattttactgGTAATAGCTCTGGGGCTGAGGAATTGGGTCAACCAGAACAGTTTCCCGCGCACATTCTGTTCAAATCTGATGATTTAGGCATGGAGCCCTCATCTACAATTGATCGAACTGATAATGATCAAGGAAATATCTGCTCTGACTTTGAAGGCAATCAGGTGTTCAATTCACCTATGTCGGAGTGTGATGCATCATTTCACAGCTTGGGGTTTTCATCTCCACTTCATGGATTGCCTCTATGGAGAACAGTTGAGGGCATTGCAGAACCATCTATGGGAGTTGATCCTGGCCTTGGAGAAAAAAATCTCCACTCTGGAGATGGGTTCGAACTTCCTGATGATGACAAGGCTAGGAATGCAACAACATCAGTGTATGATGGTCATTTAGACTGCGAGTTAAAGGCTGAAATGCCCTGTGATAATTTAAAGAGTCTGGCTAGTGCAGAAGGTTATCTGGCAGAACTGTCCAATTCTCTTTTGGATTTTACAAAGGAGGAAGAACTTCTTTTCATGGATGTTGATGGAAAAGATGTTATTGATAAATCTTACTTTGATGGCCTAAGCTCACTATTGTTGAATTCTCCTAGTGATGCAGGTCAAGATCACACATCCAGTGCAACTGAAGCAGAGACATCGGTAGCTCAAGAGACATATTTTAAGAATCCATCTATTGCATGTCTAGGAGAGTTAGAGGATGGCATGGGGTCTCAGTGTGATGTTGGCCATATAGTTCAAGATTTAGGTGCCCAAATGCTGTCATCTTCATTATCTTTAAACTCTGAGTTTTCTGATCCGAGTGAGGGAGTTATTTGCTGTATGTTAAACACCGAGGATCCAGAAATACCATGTAATGATGATTTCAATCCACCAAATCGGTTTTCCCCATCATCAGGTACCTTTGTAGCTCAGCAAAGTTTTCAAGAAGCTAATAATCCTATATCTTCAACTGTTAATGATATGTCGAGTAGTCAAAGAACTCGTGAAAAAGGTCTGGTTTCTATGcagaaaggaggaaaaaaaacgGGTGAGTTTCATTCATGTTCTAAGATGATAGGCTCACATGTGTCAACTGGAATGGGTCTAAAGAATCCAATTGGAGATGGGGTTACGTTTGAGTTGTCCAATAGTGACTATGCACATGTGGCATCTAAGGGTGGTggttcaaaacaaataaattcatcAAGTCTGAGCACTGATATTCTTCGACCCACAATTCCAAAGGAAGAGAATGCTGAAGTTCCACCCACAAAGCATCTGAGTGATAACCAAATGGATTCCTTCATAAAGGGGCCGTATCTTTGTTCTGATAGCTTTAGAGGCTGTACCCGAGCAAATGCTAATCGCATCAAACAGGAACTAGATGCACCAGCTGCAATTCAAGATTATCAATCAACACAAACAGAGGCTGGGGCTCTTGATATTGCTGGACCTGTAGAAAACTCTCCAATATCAGATCAGGAGGGGCTACCTATCGAGAGTGATGATGAAGTACCTCATTATTCAGATATCGAGGCAATG ATACTTGATATGGACTTGGATCCCGAGGACCAGGATCTTTACTCTAGTGAGGAAG TTGCAAGATATCAGCATGCGAAAACGAAGAGGGCAATTGTAAGGCTGGAGCAGGGTGCTCATTCTTGTATGCAAAGGGCTATTGCATCTCATGGAGCATTTGCCATTTTGTATGGGCGATTTTCGAGGCACTATATTAAAAAACCTGAG GTGTTACTTGGTAGAGCAACGGAAGATGTTACTGTTGACATCGATTTGGGAAGGGAAGGGcgcatcaataaaatatctcgTCGGCAG GCTATTATAAAGATGGATAAAGCTGGATCATTCCATCTGAAAAATCTTGGCAAGTGCTCAATTTCAGTGAATAACAAGGAAGTAGGCCCTGGTCAGAGTCTACCCCTCATCACCAGTTGTTTGATTGAG ATACGGGGAATGTCTTTTGTATTTGACATGAACCAAGCTCAGGTGCAGCAGTATCTAAATAACATCCCCAAGAATAACCATAGCCAGGAGCATCAACCGTGTGGATCATAG
- the LOC122315081 gene encoding agamous-like MADS-box protein AP3 isoform X1 — MVPRIGMWVPDQSSKPSLNLSSLWLHLSVFRNGPHLLRSLPPFRLLLLLLLSYCSVLHQEERKRKIWGREIMARGKIQIKRIENETNRQVTYSKRRKGLFKKAHELTVLCDAKISLIMISSNKKLRDYVSPSTTTKQIFDEYQHIMGVDLWSSHYERMQEELKKFKDVNRSLTREIRHRRGESLMDLNLEELCRLEQNVESAVKVIRDRKYHVIDKKTSILKKKKKRAESIHKVLLHELVARDEDPYGLVDNGGGDYCDPDIIGCSNTDSCMFALRLQPNFHMGEGSDLTT, encoded by the exons ATGGTCCCCCGCATTGGGATGTGGGTCCCTGATCAATCTAGTAAGCCATCGCTAAACCTTTCGTCCCTTTGGCTACACCTTTCCGTTTTTAGAAATGGCCCTCACCTTCTCCGTTCGCTCCCTCCTTTTAGGCTCCTTCTTCTGCTCTTGCTTTCTTATTGCTCCGTTTTACATcaggaagaaaggaaaagaaagatctGGGGAAGAGAGATCATGGCGAGGGGTAAGATCCAGATCAAGAGGATAGAGAACGAGACCAACAGGCAGGTCACGTACTCCAAAAGGCGGAAAGGTCTATTCAAGAAGGCCCACGAGCTCACCGTTCTCTGCGATGCCAAGATTTCGCTTATAATGATCTCTAGCAATAAGAAGCTCCGTGATTATGTTAGCCCTTCCACCAC AACGAAGCAAATATTCGATGAGTACCAGCACATCATGGGCGTCGATCTTTGGAGTTCGCACTATgag AGAATGCAAGAAGAACTGAAGAAGTTCAAGGACGTGAATAGGAGTCTAACAAGGGAGATAAG GCATAGGAGGGGTGAATCTCTGATGGATCTGAATTTGGAGGAACTGTGTCGTCTCGAGCAGAACGTAGAAAGTGCTGTCAAGGTTATTCGCGACCGCAAG TACCACGTGATCGACAAAAAGACTAGCATTCTCAAGAAAAAG AAAAAGAGGGCAGAAAGCATACATAAAGTTCTTCTACATGAACTT GTTGCAAGAGATGAAGATCCATACGGGTTAGTTGATAATGGAGGAGGAGATTATTGTGATCCTGATATAATTGGATGCTCAAATACAGATTCTTGCATGTTTGCTTTACGCCTGCAACCTAATTTTCATATGGGAGAGGGGTCAGATCTCACAACTTAA
- the LOC122315081 gene encoding agamous-like MADS-box protein AP3 isoform X2 — MVPRIGMWVPDQSSKPSLNLSSLWLHLSVFRNGPHLLRSLPPFRLLLLLLLSYCSVLHQEERKRKIWGREIMARGKIQIKRIENETNRQVTYSKRRKGLFKKAHELTVLCDAKISLIMISSNKKLRDYVSPSTTTKQIFDEYQHIMGVDLWSSHYERMQEELKKFKDVNRSLTREIRHRRGESLMDLNLEELCRLEQNVESAVKVIRDRKYHVIDKKTSILKKKKKRAESIHKVLLHELILACLLYACNLIFIWERGQISQLKPCLSST, encoded by the exons ATGGTCCCCCGCATTGGGATGTGGGTCCCTGATCAATCTAGTAAGCCATCGCTAAACCTTTCGTCCCTTTGGCTACACCTTTCCGTTTTTAGAAATGGCCCTCACCTTCTCCGTTCGCTCCCTCCTTTTAGGCTCCTTCTTCTGCTCTTGCTTTCTTATTGCTCCGTTTTACATcaggaagaaaggaaaagaaagatctGGGGAAGAGAGATCATGGCGAGGGGTAAGATCCAGATCAAGAGGATAGAGAACGAGACCAACAGGCAGGTCACGTACTCCAAAAGGCGGAAAGGTCTATTCAAGAAGGCCCACGAGCTCACCGTTCTCTGCGATGCCAAGATTTCGCTTATAATGATCTCTAGCAATAAGAAGCTCCGTGATTATGTTAGCCCTTCCACCAC AACGAAGCAAATATTCGATGAGTACCAGCACATCATGGGCGTCGATCTTTGGAGTTCGCACTATgag AGAATGCAAGAAGAACTGAAGAAGTTCAAGGACGTGAATAGGAGTCTAACAAGGGAGATAAG GCATAGGAGGGGTGAATCTCTGATGGATCTGAATTTGGAGGAACTGTGTCGTCTCGAGCAGAACGTAGAAAGTGCTGTCAAGGTTATTCGCGACCGCAAG TACCACGTGATCGACAAAAAGACTAGCATTCTCAAGAAAAAG AAAAAGAGGGCAGAAAGCATACATAAAGTTCTTCTACATGAACTT ATTCTTGCATGTTTGCTTTACGCCTGCAACCTAATTTTCATATGGGAGAGGGGTCAGATCTCACAACTTAAACCTTGCTTGAGTAGCACCTGA
- the LOC122316697 gene encoding uncharacterized protein LOC122316697 isoform X2 — protein MGALSPASSWNPEDDLLLKNAVEAGASLESLAKGAVQFSRRFTVRELQDRWHSLLFDPVISAEASTHMIAIERSATTLPSKFNRFGNSKENKSIYGKRKVGSVRSCYYALRKRICNEPFNSMDLSFLVAPGNGNYIGNGDEILSGDPISDNFGLQGPNLDVMHPVFQQNLMDGGTIGSTAAAARAFHPGLQQPGEEDFHIGQDTIREETPHTFDKNINFTGNSSGAEELGQPEQFPAHILFKSDDLGMEPSSTIDRTDNDQGNICSDFEGNQVFNSPMSECDASFHSLGFSSPLHGLPLWRTVEGIAEPSMGVDPGLGEKNLHSGDGFELPDDDKARNATTSVYDGHLDCELKAEMPCDNLKSLASAEGYLAELSNSLLDFTKEEELLFMDVDGKDVIDKSYFDGLSSLLLNSPSDAGQDHTSSATEAETSVAQETYFKNPSIACLGELEDGMGSQCDVGHIVQDLGAQMLSSSLSLNSEFSDPSEGVICCMLNTEDPEIPCNDDFNPPNRFSPSSGTFVAQQSFQEANNPISSTVNDMSSSQRTREKGLVSMQKGGKKTGEFHSCSKMIGSHVSTGMGLKNPIGDGVTFELSNSDYAHVASKGGGSKQINSSSLSTDILRPTIPKEENAEVPPTKHLSDNQMDSFIKGPYLCSDSFRGCTRANANRIKQELDAPAAIQDYQSTQTEAGALDIAGPVENSPISDQEGLPIESDDEVPHYSDIEAMILDMDLDPEDQDLYSSEEVARYQHAKTKRAIVRLEQGAHSCMQRAIASHGAFAILYGRFSRHYIKKPEVLLGRATEDVTVDIDLGREGRINKISRRQAIIKMDKAGSFHLKNLGKCSISVNNKEVGPGQSLPLITSCLIEVRSHGFVNMYIIERYGECLLYLT, from the exons ATGGGAGCTCTTTCTCCAGCTTCTTCTTGGAATCCCGAAGATGACCTTTTGCTGAAGAACGCTGTTGAG GCTGGTGCTTCTCTGGAATCACTTGCTAAAGGTGCTGTGCAATTTTCACGAAGATTTACTGTTCGAGAACTGCAAGATCGGTGGCATTCTCTCCTTTTTGATCCAGTTATTTCTGCGGAAGCGTCTACTCACATGATTGCGATTGAGCGTTCAGCTACAACtcttccatcaaaattcaatagatttggaaactcaaaagaaaacaaatccaTTTATGGTAAGAGAAAGGTTGGAAGTGTCCGTAGTTGTTATTATGCTCTGCGCAAAAGGATATGCAATGAGCCATTTAACTCCATGGATCTGAGTTTTCTCGTGGCACCTGGCAATGGAAATTACATCGGGAATGGAGATGAGATTTTATCTGGAGATCCTATTTCAGATAATTTTGGACTCCAAGGACCAAATTTGGATGTTATGCATCCTGTTTTTCAGCAAAACCTGATGGATGGTGGCACCATTGGTAGTACTGCTGCTGCTGCCCGTGCCTTTCATCCAGGACTCCAGCAGCCGGGTGAAGAAGATTTTCATATTGGGCAAGACACTATACGTGAAGAAACTCCTCATACTTTtgataagaatataaattttactgGTAATAGCTCTGGGGCTGAGGAATTGGGTCAACCAGAACAGTTTCCCGCGCACATTCTGTTCAAATCTGATGATTTAGGCATGGAGCCCTCATCTACAATTGATCGAACTGATAATGATCAAGGAAATATCTGCTCTGACTTTGAAGGCAATCAGGTGTTCAATTCACCTATGTCGGAGTGTGATGCATCATTTCACAGCTTGGGGTTTTCATCTCCACTTCATGGATTGCCTCTATGGAGAACAGTTGAGGGCATTGCAGAACCATCTATGGGAGTTGATCCTGGCCTTGGAGAAAAAAATCTCCACTCTGGAGATGGGTTCGAACTTCCTGATGATGACAAGGCTAGGAATGCAACAACATCAGTGTATGATGGTCATTTAGACTGCGAGTTAAAGGCTGAAATGCCCTGTGATAATTTAAAGAGTCTGGCTAGTGCAGAAGGTTATCTGGCAGAACTGTCCAATTCTCTTTTGGATTTTACAAAGGAGGAAGAACTTCTTTTCATGGATGTTGATGGAAAAGATGTTATTGATAAATCTTACTTTGATGGCCTAAGCTCACTATTGTTGAATTCTCCTAGTGATGCAGGTCAAGATCACACATCCAGTGCAACTGAAGCAGAGACATCGGTAGCTCAAGAGACATATTTTAAGAATCCATCTATTGCATGTCTAGGAGAGTTAGAGGATGGCATGGGGTCTCAGTGTGATGTTGGCCATATAGTTCAAGATTTAGGTGCCCAAATGCTGTCATCTTCATTATCTTTAAACTCTGAGTTTTCTGATCCGAGTGAGGGAGTTATTTGCTGTATGTTAAACACCGAGGATCCAGAAATACCATGTAATGATGATTTCAATCCACCAAATCGGTTTTCCCCATCATCAGGTACCTTTGTAGCTCAGCAAAGTTTTCAAGAAGCTAATAATCCTATATCTTCAACTGTTAATGATATGTCGAGTAGTCAAAGAACTCGTGAAAAAGGTCTGGTTTCTATGcagaaaggaggaaaaaaaacgGGTGAGTTTCATTCATGTTCTAAGATGATAGGCTCACATGTGTCAACTGGAATGGGTCTAAAGAATCCAATTGGAGATGGGGTTACGTTTGAGTTGTCCAATAGTGACTATGCACATGTGGCATCTAAGGGTGGTggttcaaaacaaataaattcatcAAGTCTGAGCACTGATATTCTTCGACCCACAATTCCAAAGGAAGAGAATGCTGAAGTTCCACCCACAAAGCATCTGAGTGATAACCAAATGGATTCCTTCATAAAGGGGCCGTATCTTTGTTCTGATAGCTTTAGAGGCTGTACCCGAGCAAATGCTAATCGCATCAAACAGGAACTAGATGCACCAGCTGCAATTCAAGATTATCAATCAACACAAACAGAGGCTGGGGCTCTTGATATTGCTGGACCTGTAGAAAACTCTCCAATATCAGATCAGGAGGGGCTACCTATCGAGAGTGATGATGAAGTACCTCATTATTCAGATATCGAGGCAATG ATACTTGATATGGACTTGGATCCCGAGGACCAGGATCTTTACTCTAGTGAGGAAG TTGCAAGATATCAGCATGCGAAAACGAAGAGGGCAATTGTAAGGCTGGAGCAGGGTGCTCATTCTTGTATGCAAAGGGCTATTGCATCTCATGGAGCATTTGCCATTTTGTATGGGCGATTTTCGAGGCACTATATTAAAAAACCTGAG GTGTTACTTGGTAGAGCAACGGAAGATGTTACTGTTGACATCGATTTGGGAAGGGAAGGGcgcatcaataaaatatctcgTCGGCAG GCTATTATAAAGATGGATAAAGCTGGATCATTCCATCTGAAAAATCTTGGCAAGTGCTCAATTTCAGTGAATAACAAGGAAGTAGGCCCTGGTCAGAGTCTACCCCTCATCACCAGTTGTTTGATTGAGGTTCGTTCTCATGGTTTCGTGAACATGTATATAATCGAAAG ATACGGGGAATGTCTTTTGTATTTGACATGA